The Nymphalis io chromosome 3, ilAglIoxx1.1, whole genome shotgun sequence genome contains the following window.
TTCATACACTTTACGAAGATCTCCGAAAAGACGAGGCCAAGTTTTGTGATTATTTTCGAATGAATTACAAgacatttgataaattattagatttattaaagaataagcTGCAACACACAAATACAAATATGCGAGCAAGTATATCTGCTAAGGAGAGATTGGTTGTTACATtgaggtaaataaaataaatataatatatatttaattattctgatGTAATGtagaaaaatcaaaatcaatcaagCTTGAAGTAGATGGACTTGGAATGCTTTGTAATGAATCGTTTTCAATGCTATAATTCGAAGCCTGTGATTGAACTCTCGTACTGGGTCCAGCAGTAGTATTGTAACCGTAGTGTGCCGGGGTGTCCATTGCGCCTGCTGTGCGTGATGTGGAGCgctataactatttttatattggatatttcttataatattcaatacttGGTACTGGAATTCAACAATATCTTCGTCTTTGAAGCGTTCCACGGTAGGAGCTATACCTTTAAAAAAAGACATCATTCTACTATCGTCATCTTTTTCTAACGTTTCCATAAACTTAATCATTTTCTTATCTACAGGATTTAATTCTTcgtttttctttcttttgttGACATCCCTTATATTCTTCCATTTCTGAGATATTAGTTTacctgaaataattaatattaataatccattttattattgtaatgtttttttcaatTGCAGGTATTTAGCAACCGGAACTTCATTAGCCGATCTTGAATATCGTTTTAGAATGGGAAAATCAACTTTAAGCGTAATCATACGAGAAGTGTGTTCTCTAATATGGTCTGAACTTTAcccaaaatatatgaaaatgccATGTATAAACGATTGGCTAGAAATAGCAAATAAATTTGAAGTGTCTGCTAATTTCCCTCATTGTGTCGGTGCTGTAGATGGAAAGCACATCAGAgtaataaaaccaaataaaagTGGATCGATGTTTTTGAACTACAAACATTACTTCTCGATTGTATTAATGGCAGTCGCCGATAGTGActacaactttatttatatcaGTGTCGGTGCTTATGGAAAGGATTGTGATTCAGGTGTTTTTAAAGACACAGCTTTCTGGCACAACATGATTAACAATACTTTGAACTTGCCAGGACCTACTTCCTTACCTAATACCAACATTGCCTTGCCATATGTATTCGTAGGTGATGAAGCATTTGCATTACATCAGAATTTACTGCGCCCATATAATAGTCAAATGCTTGATGCAGAAAAAACCGTTTTTAATTATCGGTTAACAAGAGCGAGACGATATGTAGAATGCACCTTTGGGATACTGGCCAATAAGTGGCGAATTTTTCATCGACCTTTAAATGTGTCATTGGATTTGGCTGTTGATGTTGTGAAAGCTTGTTGTTTACTGcaaaattttatacacaaaGAGGAGGGCGTAAAAGGGGTCCAAGAATCTCTAAGCGGGTGTGAATTAGAGGAGTTTTTGCCATTTGATTCAACAGAAATGGTTCCTACAACAGCTAATGAAATACGTGACAAATATAAGGAGTATTTTAATTCTGAATATGGCAGTGTACCAtggcaaaataattattgttaatatgtaTGCGAAACGTGTTTCTATCTAGCGGGAATACTCAAGCTACTACTAGTAGTGATGGGACTCGAGTGACTTTTTTTCACTCGAGTCACTCGCCAGTGAAAACCGATTTACTCGAGTGTCACTCGAGTAAAGATGAGActcgagtgtttttttttcgagtGAATCATTCGAGTCACTCGTAATCCGAGTCATCAAAAATATGACTCGAGTGGGAGTAAAAACAAAACTACTCGAGTAACTCGAGTGAAACACGGCTCGAGTCCCATCACTAACTACTAGTAGCAAGTGATTGCTTGTTTAATGTAGGTACCTACCACACGAAATTGCTTACGAGATATACTATCCACACACTATATAATACACTGTTGCAttacgatttaaataaaaaacatactgATCGTGTCTTGCCCCAAACTTCCTTTAAGTcagctacttatatattttttcgtttagCCCCACTAGATAGAAATACATtaacaagaataaataaaattttgtaaaaagatACTTaccgtatttatttttctcCGTATCGGGTAGGTCTGCAAAGTTCTCATTCATTATATGGCAGATCTCAAACCAAGCTTTTAAACTTTTACGCTTGTCTTTATATATTTCCAAAGTTTTGTCCCATAACACTTCTCTGTCCTCCACtaaacttataaacgtttcGTAATCAAAACTATCCATGGTAATTAATTAACAAGTTCACGCACGTGCACGTTCGTACGCGGCCGGTAATGGAATGAATCAAACAAACAAGGAGGGAGGGGAACGCGCGCGGTGGCGGCGCGGCGGCGACGCGGTGGCGGGCTTCGCGCGACTCGTATCTACAGTGTAATTGCGCGGCGTCGGCGCGGCGACGGCGCGGTGACGGCATCGTGTGCAGGAACgctaagaaggtggcgggcaccaactggatgcggaaggcggaggacagggagctttggcgcaccttgggagaggcctatgttcaccagtggacaacgattggctgttgattgattgataatgtAAAATGAAACTCATTCgtcaaaacacaaaaataaaataaaataaagcttataagttgacatttttattataacaatatttaactgcaacttcaaaaaatatatatgcaggATGTAAGTACCGACGAGTACCTACGTATTCATCATAACATATTATCATTTCTAACcatatattatgttaagtaTAATTATTCGCAAGTACCTCATCATTGAAAGTAATCACGCGTTGCGGAGTCTTATtcgtaactttaaatatttttaaaacacgaACTAGAAGAAACTAATTGACGACCCACGATGCGATTGTTTTGGGACATTGAGGTTGTAATGATTGGGCCGACCTTAGACCGCTTGCCCGAGCATCTCGCACCTGACTGATAGCACTGACTTGTTCAAATCATTCACTCACTAAGATGACATTACTCTTTGCCACAACGCTAAATTTGCGGTTTAGCAAAGGTCGCTGCAAATTGTTATATTCAAATtcctatatattttacaaaactaatATTAGTCAAAAATATCTGGACACATTTGAAACGCTAATATTTTATCAAGGTAATTGTTTAATCAAGTAATTCGTACGTATATGTAGATAAGTATGTTACTAAGTGAACGACCTCTAACTTTTTGTTCCACGATGTCCAACgcaaaaataattagtaattgttGCTATCTTTAAGCACGGCTAGGGAATGGAGTATTGCGTAAAAAAAGCTTCGGGCGATAGCTAAAATAAAGCAGGTATAATATTAAAGGTCATTCAATCGACCCGTTATCGTGACTTTACGTCCATTTAAATTACTGGCATATGAGCAGAAGACCTTTAATTCATAAACGTATCAATATGCCATAATAATGGCTTAAATAGCGTTTTATATATAGAGGCCACTGATCCAATTCCTACGTTTATTAATGCAAACTGCCGAGACCTCAGTAAAACATCGTTTATTAATAACCAGGGTCTTTTGATCGGATGCGCCATATGAACGGCTGATATAGTTATATTCGTAAATGTACCTTTACGCACACAAGCGCACACGTACATTACCAAAAGGCCTTACACGCGGCCTATATGCAACCATTGTCACGTGGCTCATTATCACGGTAAGCCTTGTCGACTCCTAATTTGATCAATCGATACTGTATTATATCGCAACATGAAATACGTCTACTGAGACGTCTTTATTTTACTCTAAGTATGTTAAATTAGAGAACGAATTaactttattcttttttattgctgtatatattgtttatatattttgtatttctattaGAGTGCGTAAATggaataacatataataattaatattatacaagctatttttaaagattattaattgcttttgacaatcaataagtaggTACTAAGCAAGTGCaaaaaatgtttctatattaaattcaatgtatCTATCTAGCTACCCTTATTACCCGTTTTAAAATGCGACTATACAAGGCTGTTTCATAAACAtgagtacataaataagtacatatatcatattaacCAATCACCTgcatagtttaataataatttatatatattaaaataatatatagtttcaaaatcatttatttaatttgaactaCAGAAATGACAAATTTTTGCTGCGTGCGGCGTTTCCtacgtgtatttttatttattaatataatcagtaTCCTTATGGCatactatacaataaaaaccttttttttttttgaaaggtGACGTTTGAGAATGTTCCTAGTTATGATTAAAGAAAACCTGTTCAGCTGTTCGCATATACTCACCTCTAatcttatcatatatattaagataattccATAGACGATtactacttttaattattaattgggCATATACctaatacagaaaaatataatacctaCCGACATGACATCATCttgtcttttattttgtaagttttcTTCTGTAAATTTACCTTAAGATGATTATTATAAAGTGTTTAATACAATAGCTAATACTGTATCTTAATGTTTCTCTAGTCACATCCTGTTGCTCTTGCATGAAATCAATAAATCCGAAACCACATTTCATTTGCTGCTGGTTTAACAGAAATATTTGGCGAGGTCAAAGAAGTCGTGATCATATTAAATTGCTGTTGTTTCTATCAAGTGTTCGTATCCTGTTAAGAAATGTCAAAGACACCTTTctcgttttaatatattttttaatgttcaatCGTTATTTACTATGCTAAGGGAAAGatcgtaattttaataattatttgctgTGAATACTTGATTTTTGATACAAGATTTTTCTAGATTATAGTATTAGGTACATTTTAATGATACAGTCATCAAAATGTTCACAACGTAATTTATGGAAGACATGtttttttgaaacatttttaaatttaaattaggaaAGCAGTCTAACAAATGTGCcataatggtaaatggtcatcatcGCCCTATGTAAGtgatgtataatatttcttacagctatGATTTaaggcataataataataatgtcctccagacggatttcagccacggcggccaatctcaagagagattagccaactaagcaggagatattatagtgcacatgtgtgtgcgcaaacacagatgcactctctatttcctaactctcataatccgatgggacggcaatccgaaacgaccggaaagagttgaagcgcagaaccaacggctttacgtgatttccgagacacgggagtttacaaacttccaacttccagagctgggctactgagaattttctgacagaaaaacccaataactttttattggcccgacctggtaattgaacccaggacctccgggtctgcggccttacatcaatccactagaccaactagGATAATCAATATGCCATACACAATAAAACATAGTGTATGCAGTATGCAAAAGGCTTTCAAGCTTGGAAATGATTTTCTGAAAAATGTCAAGAAAGACAGATTTGTGTATTAAAGAAAAGGAAGTTTTATAAACACTTAAGAGACTAAACAGAATAAAGGTTTACGATTAATGTTAACAAACAATAAGAGGCGCCCAGAAATGAGTATGAtccaaagtaaattaattactatGCTCTAGTAGACTCATGCTATTTTATCTGGTTGAAAGATaccaaaaaaaatcatttacagcTTTTGAAGTGCATATTTCAAGATCGTCCGCATAACATAGTCAGATGAACAGTGAAAGAATAGAGGCAACACTATCAATTTTGTGAAAACAGGCTGTTAAAGAAACTCCAAAACACTCAAAGTGCATTTTGTTCACTTTAACTAATTAATGACAATCAAAACGGTACGGACTACACTGTTTTATAGAATTAGAAGATAGATTTATGATTTTAACGATTCAGCATATGCTGCTTAAAGACTTCCATCCAGTTCTAATACTACAGACGCAATAAGGCATCTGTGGCATGATGGCTCCCTAAACGGatgaatcgattttaatttagttttttgctTGAACCTCACCCAGATTAGAGAATGTTCTTTGCTATGATTAAAAAGAACCGGTTTAGCTGTTTGCATATCATCAGTTCATTTATAGTTGTTGAAGGGATGAGAGAACCATCTACTGGattaaaaaactgtaaattCCTGACTTGAAGATGCAGTATTATCTGGAACCAATACCTCCTCACCGACTTACCTCTCGTAGGTATAGTGTTTGAGCTCATAGGAATGGTCCTAATGAATAAgcttaatagatatattatatatataatagatatattatatatataatatatctatatatatatttatacttttaaaggACTTTTACGTAACTTTTCTAAAGCAATTATCTCTTCAAGTATTAGGAGCGGGTATGGCaagcttattaataattaaatcacaaaTTCTTAATCTTTATGatgttatacttttattattaaacaagatagcagtaatttttgtaattatttattcacaaaataatacattatattattatatacattgtttgCATTTATGCAAAGAATAAAAACGTAacaatatattagtatttaacctaagtaaacttaaattttgttatttgttaaattaaaaagttttttttagaaaaacaatAGACTTAAATCATTAATGTTTACGTATTGCTGCTTATGCAATATAATAGATATACTTTTTGACAATTCGAATGCGAAATCAACATTTTACAAATCAttcgttaactttttaatagtGCAAACTTAT
Protein-coding sequences here:
- the LOC126781383 gene encoding uncharacterized protein LOC126781383 codes for the protein MNYKTFDKLLDLLKNKLQHTNTNMRASISAKERLVVTLRYLATGTSLADLEYRFRMGKSTLSVIIREVCSLIWSELYPKYMKMPCINDWLEIANKFEVSANFPHCVGAVDGKHIRVIKPNKSGSMFLNYKHYFSIVLMAVADSDYNFIYISVGAYGKDCDSGVFKDTAFWHNMINNTLNLPGPTSLPNTNIALPYVFVGDEAFALHQNLLRPYNSQMLDAEKTVFNYRLTRARRYVECTFGILANKWRIFHRPLNVSLDLAVDVVKACCLLQNFIHKEEGVKGVQESLSGCELEEFLPFDSTEMVPTTANEIRDKYKEYFNSEYGSVPWQNNYC